In Prunus dulcis chromosome 1, ALMONDv2, whole genome shotgun sequence, the following are encoded in one genomic region:
- the LOC117630989 gene encoding serine/threonine-protein kinase STY13-like, with amino-acid sequence MLEGGAKFPGITGLNNHDNNYYDLSQGFYHKLHEGEGTNMSIDSMQTSNDGGSVAMSIDNSSVASNTNDSHTRILNHQGLRRRANDNYSVQTSVNRRGRVTHALSDDQLARALMDSHSLTQGLENYEEWTIDLTKLNMGEAFAQGAFGKLYRGTYNGEDVAIKILERPENDPEKAQVMEQQFQQEVKMLAALKHPNIVRFIGGCRKPMVWCIVTEYAKGGSVRQFLMKRQSRSVPLKLAVKQALDVARGMAYVHALGLIHRDLKSDNLLIFSDKSIKIADFGVARIEVQTEGMTPETGTYRWMAPEMIQHRPYTQKVDVYSFGIVLWELITGMLPFQNMTAVQAAFAVVNKGVRPIIPSDCLPLLGEIMTRCWDANPDVRPPFTEVVRMLEHAETDIMTNVRKARFRCCMTQPMTAD; translated from the exons ATGTTGGAGGGTGGTGCCAAATTCCCTGGAATTACAGGTCTAAACAACCATGACAACAACTACTATGATTTGTCGCAAGGCTTTTACCACAAACTCCATGAGGGTGAGGGTACCAACATGTCTATTGACAGTATGCAAACGAGCAATGATGGAGGCTCTGTTGCCATGTCTATAGATAACAGCAGCGTTGCTTCAAATACTAACGATTCCCATACTCGCATCTTGAACCACCAAGGGTTACGGCGACGTGCAAATGACAACTACTCTGTCCAAACCAGTGTTAACCGCCGAGGAAGAGTCACACATGCTCTGAGCGATGATCAGCTTGCTCGAGCCCTAATGGACAGCCATTCCTTGACACAGGGGCTTGAGAATTACGAAGAGTGGACAATTGACTTAACAAAGCTAAACATGGGTGAAGCTTTTGCACAAGGTGCTTTTGGGAAGCTATATAGAGGTACTTACAATGGTGAGGATGTTGCTATTAAAATTCTGGAGCGGCCAGAAAATGACCCAGAAAAGGCTCAGGTCATGGAGCAACAGTTTCAACAGGAAGTCAAGATGCTGGCTGCATTGAAACATCCAAACATAGTTCGTTTTATTGGTGGCTGCCGTAAACCAATGGTTTGGTGTATTGTAACAGAGTATGCTAAGGGCGGTTCAGTTAGGCAGTTCTTGATGAAGCGGCAGAGCCGATCAGTTCCGTTGAAATTAGCAGTCAAGCAAGCTTTGGATGTTGCGAGGGGGATGGCATATGTTCATGCTCTTGGGCTGATTCATCGCGACTTAAAATCTGACAACCTGTTGATTTTTTCAGacaaatcaataaaaattgCTGATTTTGGGGTTGCCCGTATTGAGGTGCAGACAGAAGGCATGACACCAGAGACTGGGACATACCGTTGGATGGCTCC GGAGATGATCCAGCATAGGCCTTACACTCAGAAAGTTGACGTTTATAGCTTTGGGATTGTTCTTTGGGAGCTTATAACTGGAATGCTTCCCTTCCAGAACATGACAGCAGTGCAGGCGGCATTTGCAGTTGTCAATAAGGGTGTCCGACCTATCATTCCCAGTGACTGCTTACCTCTTCTTGGCGAGATCATGACGAGATGCTGGGATGCCAACCCTGATGTCAGGCCACCCTTCACTGAAGTTGTGAGGATGCTTGAACATGCAGAGACTGACATCATGACGAATGTCCGCAAGGCCCGTTTCAGGTGTTGCATGACGCAACCAATGACAGCGGACTGA
- the LOC117629594 gene encoding serine/threonine-protein kinase STY13-like has product MLESGAKFTGIIRLNNHDNNFDDLSQGFYHKLHEGEGTNMSIDSLQTSNDGGSVAMSIDNSSVASNTNDSKTHILNHQGLRRRAKDNYSVAQSVNRRGRVTHALSDDQLARALMDIHSSTEGLENYEDWTIDLRKLNMGEAFAQGAFGKLYRGTYNGEDVAIKLLERPENDPEKAQLMEQQFQQEVMMLATLKHPNIVRFIGACRKPMVWCIVTEYAKGGSVRQFLAKRQSRSVPLKLAVKQALDVARGIEYVHGLGLIHRDLKSDNLLISSDKSIKIADFGVARIEVQTEGMTPETGTYRWMAPEMIQHRKYTQKVDVYSFGIVLWELITGMLPFQNMTAVQAAFAVVNKGVRPIIPSDCLPVLGEIMTRCWDANPDVRPPFTEVVRMLENAETEIMTTVRKARFRCCITQPMTMD; this is encoded by the exons ATGTTGGAGAGCGGTGCCAAATTCACTGGAATAATTCGTCTAAACAACCATGATAACAACTTTGATGATTTGTCGCAAGGCTTTTACCACAAACTCCATGAGGGTGAGGGTACCAACATGTCCATCGACAGTTTGCAAACTAGCAATGACGGAGGCTCTGTTGCCATGTCTATAGACAACAGCAGTGTTGCTTCAAATACTAATGATTCTAAAACTCACATCTTGAACCACCAAGGGCTGCGACGACGTGCAAAGGATAACTACTCTGTTGCACAGAGTGTTAACCGCCGAGGAAGAGTCACACATGCTCTCAGTGATGATCAACTTGCTCGAGCTCTAATGGACATCCATTCCTCGACAGAGGGGCTTGAGAATTACGAGGACTGGACAATTGACTTAAGAAAGCTAAACATGGGTGAAGCGTTTGCACAAGGTGCTTTTGGGAAGCTATATAGAGGCACTTACAATGGCGAAGATGTTGCTATCAAACTTTTGGAGCGGCCAGAGAATGACCCAGAAAAGGCTCAGCTGATGGAGCAACAGTTTCAACAGGAAGTGATGATGCTGGCTACGTTGAAGCATCCAAACATAGTTCGTTTTATTGGTGCCTGCCGTAAACCAATGGTTTGGTGCATTGTAACTGAGTATGCTAAGGGGGGTTCAGTTAGGCAATTCTTAGCAAAGCGGCAGAGCCGATCAGTTCCGTTGAAATTAGCAGTCAAGCAAGCTTTGGATGTTGCGAGGGGGATTGAATATGTTCATGGGCTTGGGTTGATTCACAGGGACTTAAAATCTGACAACCTGTTGATTTCTTCAGacaaatcaataaaaattgCTGATTTTGGGGTTGCCCGTATTGAGGTGCAGACGGAAGGAATGACACCAGAGACTGGGACGTATCGCTGGATGGCTCC GGAGATGATCCAGCATAGGAAATACACTCAGAAAGTTGATGTGTATAGCTTTGGGATTGTTCTTTGGGAACTTATTACAGGGATGCTTCCATTCCAGAACATGACAGCAGTGCAGGCAGCATTTGCAGTTGTGAATAAGGGTGTCCGTCCTATCATTCCCAGTGACTGCTTACCTGTTCTTGGCGAGATCATGACGAGATGCTGGGATGCCAACCCTGATGTCAGGCCACCCTTCACTGAAGTTGTGAGAATGCTTGAGAATGCTGAGACTGAGATCATGACAACTGTTCGTAAGGCCCGCTTCAGGTGTTGCATTACCCAACCAATGACGATGGACTGA